In Gammaproteobacteria bacterium, a single window of DNA contains:
- a CDS encoding tyrosine-type recombinase/integrase: protein MTVGNYSPRSIGNYMREMRFIFEYYPDTLPSKLTAEQIELYICYIKKVFNSGFSKCRLVASSVSFFFKQILKRPYDLPSKLYPRKGFKLPNVMSAIEVGQLLNTSLTIKQQALLQLFYSSGIRLEECSRIKVADIDSTHMRIKVVAGKGNKDRYTLLSAKALDTLRQYFLKHRPAVYLFEGKTKGRSMHCRSIEFNVEQAMKLAGFKDKGFSAHTLRHSFATHLLDTGTDLHTIKELLGHSNISTTMIYLHLQTHRCSRIINPLDQLCKQQAGDSK, encoded by the coding sequence ATGACTGTTGGTAATTATTCGCCCCGAAGCATTGGTAATTACATGCGCGAGATGCGTTTCATCTTTGAGTATTATCCGGATACTCTTCCATCCAAACTTACGGCAGAGCAGATTGAGTTGTATATCTGTTACATTAAAAAAGTATTCAACAGCGGCTTTTCCAAATGCCGGCTTGTAGCTTCCAGCGTTTCTTTTTTCTTTAAGCAAATACTTAAGCGTCCTTACGATCTTCCTTCCAAACTTTATCCACGCAAGGGCTTTAAGCTGCCCAATGTAATGAGTGCCATTGAAGTGGGCCAGTTATTAAACACATCACTTACCATTAAGCAACAGGCGTTGCTGCAACTGTTTTACAGCAGCGGTATTCGCCTCGAAGAGTGCAGCCGCATTAAAGTGGCCGACATCGACAGTACCCACATGCGCATTAAAGTGGTGGCGGGAAAAGGCAATAAAGACCGCTATACACTTCTTTCTGCAAAAGCGCTGGATACCCTTCGTCAATATTTTCTCAAACACCGCCCTGCGGTTTATTTATTTGAAGGCAAGACCAAAGGCAGATCCATGCATTGCCGCAGCATAGAGTTCAACGTGGAGCAGGCCATGAAACTCGCAGGCTTTAAAGACAAAGGCTTTAGCGCTCATACGCTTCGTCATTCCTTCGCCACTCATCTGCTCGATACAGGGACAGACCTGCACACCATCAAAGAACTGCTCGGACATAGCAACATCAGCACCACGATGATTTACCTGCATCTGCAAACACATCGCTGCAGCCGTATCATTAACCCGCTTGATCAACTCTGTAAACAGCAAGCCGGTGATAGCAAGTAA